In a genomic window of Oncorhynchus kisutch isolate 150728-3 linkage group LG9, Okis_V2, whole genome shotgun sequence:
- the LOC109887850 gene encoding muscarinic acetylcholine receptor M2, whose translation MEMFNFTNFTYWNASEGNDAGPVTEPESPYKTVEVVFIVLVAGSLSLVTVIGNILVMLSIKVNRNLQTVNNYFLFSLACADLIIGLCSMNLYTVYIVIGYWPLGPVVCDLWLALDYVVSNASVMNLLIISFDRYFCVTKPLSYPVKRTTKMAGMMIAAAWVLSFILWAPAILFWQFIVGGRTVPERECYIQFFSNAAVTFGTAIAAFYLPVIIMVILYIQISIASKSRVKKETRKPSGPNPEALSHEQARCSNSAKPINNNVTAEDTEQGRTEAIDDVANQHDGKLQNGKGPSTTGGEGEMEGVDRGRENCAHREEKESSNDSTSGSAAASNHKEEEAVPSRANCNTELVQQPTRHRAKAGGSKLTCIKIKTKSPKGDCYTPSNATVEIVPATEKQNHVARKIVKMTKQPPKKKKAPPSREKKVTRTIMAILVAFVATWTPYNVMVLINTFCSSCIPSTVWTIGYWLCYINSTINPACYALCNVTFKKTFKHLLLCQYKNIRSAR comes from the coding sequence ATGGAGATGTTCAATTTCACCAACTTCACCTACTGGAATGCCTCAGAAGGCAATGACGCAGGGCCTGTCACTGAACCTGAAAGCCCATACAAGACTGTGGAGGTGGTGTTCATCGTATTGGTGGCTGGGTCCCTCAGCCTGGTCACCGTTATTGGAAATATCCTGGTCATGCTTTCCATTAAGGTCAATAGGAACCTACAGACTGTCAACAACTACTTTTTATTCAGCCTTGCATGTGCTGACCTAATCATTGGGCTGTGTTCCATGAacttgtatacagtatacataGTGATTGGCTACTGGCCCTTAGGGCCTGTGGTGTGTGATCTGTGGCTAGCCTTGGACTATGTAGTGAGTAACGCATCTGTCATGAACCTACTCATCATCAGTTTTGACAGATACTTCTGTGTCACAAAGCCCCTCAGCTACCCTGTCAAAAGGACCACCAAGATGGCAGGGATGATGATTGCTGCTGCCTGGGTCCTGTCCTTCATTCTGTGGGCCCCGGCCATCCTTTTCTGGCAGTTCATCGTGGGCGGGCGGACAGTGCCTGAGAGGGAGTGTTACATTCAGTTCTTCTCTAATGCAGCAGTCACCTTCGGCACGGCCATCGCAGCCTTCTACCTGCCCGTTATCATCATGGTCATTCTCTACATACAGATCTCTATAGCCAGTAAAAGCCGGGTAAAGAAGGAGACCAGGAAGCCGTCAGGGCCCAACCCAGAGGCCCTGTCCCATGAGCAGGCAAGGTGCAGTAATTCTGCCAAGCCCATCAACAACAACGTGACAGCAGAGGACACAGAGCAGGGCAGGACCGAAGCCATAGATGACGTGGCCAACCAGCACGATGGTAAACTGCAGAACGGCAAGGGCCCGTCCACCacgggtggagagggggagatggagggcgTGGACAGGGGTAGGGAGAACTGTGCCcacagagaggagaaagagagctcCAACGACTCGACATCTGGCAGTGCAGCGGCGTCCAACCACAAAGAAGAAGAAGCGGTGCCATCCAGGGCAAACTGCAACACCGAGCTCGTTCAGCAGCCAACCCGCCACCGGGCCAAGGCGGGCGGCTCCAAACTCACCTGCATCAAGATTAAGACCAAGTCTCCCAAGGGGGACTGCTACACGCCCTCCAACGCCACGGTGGAGATCGTCCCCGCCACGGAGAAGCAGAACCACGTGGCGCGGAAAATCGTGAAGATGACCAAGCAGCCGCCCAAGAAGAAGAAAGCGCCACCGTCTCGGGAGAAGAAGGTGACCCGTACCATCATGGCCATCCTGGTGGCCTTTGTGGCCACCTGGACCCCTTACAATGTCATGGTGCTAATCAACACCTTCTGCTCCAGCTGCATCCCCAGCACAGTCTGGACTATCGGCTACTGGCTGTGCTACATAAACAGCACCATTAACCCCGCCTGCTATGCCCTCTGCAATGTCACTTTCAAAAAGACATTCAAACATCTCCTCCTCTGCCAATACAAAAACATTAGGTCAGCTAGATGA